The proteins below come from a single Eriocheir sinensis breed Jianghai 21 chromosome 11, ASM2467909v1, whole genome shotgun sequence genomic window:
- the LOC126997129 gene encoding inhibitor of nuclear factor kappa-B kinase subunit epsilon-like: protein MYERAVLRKPVGKTFGARVDLWSIGVTLYHVATGMLPFRPYGGRRNKETMYHITTEKAPGVISGVQTSENGPIEWCTSLPETCPLSL from the exons ATGTACGAGCGAGCCGTGCTGAGGAAGCCTGTTGGGAAGACCTTTGGTGCTCGGGTGGACTTGTGGTCGATAG GTGTGACACTTTACCACGTGGCGACGGGAATGCTGCCCTTCCGTCCCTATGGTGGGCGCCGCAACAAGGAGACCATGTACCATATCACCACGGAGAAGGCGCCGGGGGTCATCTCAGGGGTGCAGACCTCGGAGAACGGGCCCATTGAGTGGTGCACGTCCTTGCCGGAAACCTGTCCGTTGAGCCTGTGA